The following proteins come from a genomic window of Methylorubrum populi:
- a CDS encoding DsbA family protein, translating into MTLFRSVSALALVGSLALGTAAGARAEEAAPFTDAQRKAIEGIVKDYLVKNPDVLQEAIAEGERRAQETQKLAQAAALKESREALTNSPHGIVAGNPNGDVTLVEFFDYNCGYCRKAFTDVQTLIKSDPKLRVVLKDFPVLGAESLEASRIALAAKLQLKPEKMFDFHAKLLETKGRINGERAIAVAREFGADVERLKRDAQGPEVKAALTENVGLGDKLSLSGTPAFVIGDEILPGAVGVEPMRKTISDVRQCGHASC; encoded by the coding sequence ATGACGCTGTTCCGCTCCGTTTCCGCCCTCGCCCTCGTCGGCAGTCTCGCGCTCGGCACGGCCGCAGGCGCCCGCGCGGAGGAGGCTGCCCCCTTCACCGACGCCCAGCGCAAGGCGATCGAGGGGATCGTCAAGGATTATCTCGTCAAGAATCCCGACGTGCTGCAGGAGGCGATCGCCGAGGGCGAGCGCCGCGCCCAGGAGACGCAGAAGCTCGCCCAGGCCGCCGCACTGAAGGAATCGCGCGAGGCGCTGACCAACTCGCCCCACGGCATCGTCGCCGGCAACCCGAACGGCGACGTCACCCTGGTCGAGTTCTTCGACTACAATTGCGGCTATTGCCGCAAGGCCTTCACCGACGTGCAGACCCTGATCAAGTCGGATCCGAAACTGCGGGTGGTGCTGAAGGACTTCCCCGTGCTCGGCGCCGAATCACTGGAGGCGAGCCGGATCGCGCTGGCGGCCAAGCTGCAGCTCAAGCCCGAGAAGATGTTCGACTTCCACGCCAAGCTGCTTGAGACCAAGGGCCGCATCAACGGCGAGCGGGCGATCGCGGTGGCGCGTGAGTTCGGTGCCGACGTGGAGCGCCTGAAGCGGGACGCGCAGGGACCGGAGGTGAAGGCCGCGCTCACCGAGAATGTCGGCCTCGGCGACAAGCTCAGCCTGTCGGGCACCCCCGCCTTCGTCATCGGCGACGAGATCCTGCCCGGCGCGGTCGGCGTCGAGCCGATGCGCAAGACCATCAG
- a CDS encoding HD-GYP domain-containing protein, with protein MIVVVSDRPDRSQSLVDAVRAVAECRVVGTEETWDRIGPLRGVIADITLSRPEAKRCLRLLTSRPSRSRAPLICLTRGSSQSAFTEARNLGATLCLSALAEPRMVVGSLVREVWPEKSVADLVITREAERAGTLMTNLFASAQAGAVDMSNVEEGVDPVLGAIQEGGLSRWLDEVWAHDDVTFQHCLLVSGVVAAFAQNLGLSAADKKLMTRAALVHDVGKSRIPHAILNKPGRLDDDERAVMQTHAPIGHEILSASGGCDPVTLAVTRHHHEMLDGSGYPDKLCASEIGDPVRLLTICDIYAALIERRPYKAPMSSRDALSILAGMDGRLEGGLVQAFGRAVQETP; from the coding sequence GTGATCGTCGTGGTGAGCGACCGCCCGGATCGGAGCCAGTCACTGGTCGATGCCGTGCGCGCCGTCGCCGAATGCCGGGTCGTGGGCACCGAGGAGACCTGGGATCGGATCGGCCCCCTGCGCGGCGTGATTGCAGACATTACCCTGAGCCGCCCCGAGGCCAAGCGCTGCCTGCGCCTGCTGACGAGCCGGCCCTCGCGCTCCCGTGCGCCCCTGATCTGCCTGACCCGCGGCAGCAGTCAATCCGCCTTCACCGAGGCGCGCAATCTCGGCGCCACGCTCTGCCTGTCGGCTTTGGCCGAGCCGCGCATGGTGGTGGGCTCTCTGGTCCGGGAGGTCTGGCCGGAGAAGTCGGTGGCCGACCTCGTCATCACCCGCGAGGCCGAGCGGGCCGGCACGCTGATGACCAACCTGTTCGCCTCCGCCCAGGCCGGCGCCGTCGACATGTCGAACGTGGAGGAGGGCGTCGACCCGGTGCTCGGAGCGATCCAGGAGGGCGGCCTGTCGCGCTGGCTCGACGAGGTCTGGGCGCATGACGACGTGACCTTCCAGCATTGCCTCCTGGTCTCCGGCGTCGTCGCGGCCTTCGCCCAGAATCTGGGTCTGTCCGCCGCGGACAAGAAGCTCATGACCCGGGCCGCCCTCGTGCACGACGTGGGCAAGTCGCGCATCCCCCACGCGATCCTCAACAAGCCCGGCCGCCTCGACGACGACGAGCGGGCGGTGATGCAGACCCATGCGCCGATCGGCCACGAGATCCTGTCCGCATCGGGCGGTTGCGACCCGGTGACGCTCGCGGTGACGCGCCATCACCACGAGATGCTCGACGGGTCGGGCTATCCGGACAAGCTGTGCGCCAGCGAGATCGGCGATCCGGTGCGCCTGCTGACGATCTGCGACATCTACGCCGCCCTGATCGAGCGGCGTCCCTACAAGGCACCGATGTCGAGCCGCGACGCGCTCTCCATCCTGGCGGGCATGGACGGCAGGCTGGAGGGCGGATTGGTGCAGGCGTTCGGCCGGGCGGTCCAAGAGACGCCCTGA
- a CDS encoding pyridoxal phosphate-dependent aminotransferase, which produces MNPDPALSRRAQAVAPFLAMDVMAAAGARERRGEGVVHMEVGQPSAPAPRAVIAAAQAALADGRIPYTEALGLPRLRERIARHYAETYGVRLSPERVVVTTGSSAGFVLAFLALFDAGARIGVPRPGYPAYDGILRALDLIPQPLTLRAEDRYAPTPALLRAVHGAHNLSGLLVMSPANPSGTVIEPARLAELCATARSLGLPFISDEIYHGLSYGVPTATALQFDAGAVVINSFSKFYCMTGWRVGWMVVPDALVRPVERLAQNLYISAPYLSQVAALAAFDTLDEIVPIRDGYAANRALLLDALPALGFTGIHPVDGAFYLYADIARLTDDASAFCRRMLDEAGVAATPGLDFDPEEGGHHIRFSFAGSQADCAEAVTRLKGWLG; this is translated from the coding sequence TTGAACCCCGATCCCGCCCTCTCGCGCCGCGCGCAGGCCGTCGCGCCCTTCCTGGCGATGGACGTGATGGCCGCGGCCGGCGCCCGCGAGCGCCGCGGGGAGGGCGTCGTCCACATGGAGGTCGGCCAGCCCTCGGCCCCCGCGCCCCGGGCGGTGATCGCGGCGGCGCAGGCCGCCCTCGCCGACGGGCGCATTCCCTATACCGAGGCGCTCGGGCTCCCGCGCCTGCGCGAGCGCATCGCCCGGCACTATGCCGAGACCTACGGCGTGCGCCTCTCCCCGGAGCGGGTGGTGGTGACGACGGGGTCCTCGGCCGGCTTCGTGCTCGCCTTCCTCGCCCTGTTCGACGCGGGCGCGCGGATCGGCGTGCCGCGCCCCGGCTACCCGGCCTATGACGGAATCCTGCGCGCCCTCGACCTGATCCCGCAGCCGCTGACCCTGCGGGCGGAGGACCGCTACGCCCCGACCCCCGCCCTGCTGCGCGCGGTGCACGGCGCGCACAACCTCTCGGGCCTGCTGGTGATGAGCCCGGCCAACCCGTCCGGCACGGTGATCGAGCCGGCCCGCCTCGCCGAGCTCTGCGCCACGGCGCGGTCCCTGGGCCTGCCCTTCATCTCCGACGAGATCTATCACGGCCTCAGCTACGGCGTGCCGACGGCGACCGCCCTGCAGTTCGACGCGGGCGCCGTCGTCATCAATTCGTTCTCCAAGTTCTACTGCATGACCGGCTGGCGGGTCGGCTGGATGGTCGTGCCCGATGCCCTCGTGCGTCCGGTCGAGCGGCTGGCGCAGAACCTCTACATCTCCGCGCCCTATCTCTCGCAGGTCGCGGCGCTGGCCGCCTTCGACACCCTCGACGAGATCGTGCCGATCCGCGACGGTTACGCGGCCAACCGCGCCCTTCTCCTCGACGCGCTGCCGGCCCTCGGCTTCACCGGCATCCATCCGGTGGACGGTGCCTTCTACCTCTACGCCGACATCGCCCGGCTGACGGACGACGCCAGCGCCTTCTGCCGGCGCATGCTCGACGAGGCGGGGGTGGCCGCGACGCCCGGCCTCGACTTCGACCCGGAGGAGGGCGGCCACCACATCCGCTTCTCCTTCGCCGGCTCGCAGGCGGACTGCGCCGAGGCGGTGACGCGGCTGAAGGGCTGGCTGGGCTGA
- a CDS encoding ribonuclease E/G, with protein sequence MANNKMLIDATHPEETRVVTVQGSRVEEFDFEAANRRPLRGNIYLAKVTRVEPSLQAAFVEYGGNRHGFLAFNEIHPDYYQIPMADRLALIEAEAREEEEHREREERRPPRGRRSRGRRAEARGSRHDDTVKSQEAVAETVSENDAIPGEGQAADAPAPEAIEAVRAALVEERPLGDEPAESNPESSAEPAADGASAPVETGGDASASLPEAALAPGAPEGDAAAEPAAESAEAAATQTATVEPSDIAAISEAPNPPVEAADSAEAAETVEPQPVAASAPVSETVETDEDEDSDDESDEDEDEEDDEDSDDDESDDDDDDADDEEEDEESEDGEARVAQVGGAGDALAEIPERPRAYRRHYKIQEVIKRRQIILVQVVKEERGTKGAALTTYLSLAGRYSVLMPNTGRGGGISRKITSAADRKRLKEVVADLDVPEGMGIILRTAGASRTKPEIKRDFEYLMRLWESVRELTLSSTAPALVYEEGSLIKRAIRDLYNKDLDEVLVSGEDAYREAKDFMRMLMPGQSKVVKPYRDPTPIFARYGVEQQLDAMFSTHVALRSGGYLVINPTEALVSIDVNSGRATREHDIEDTALKTNLEAAEEVARQVRLRDLAGLVVIDFIDMEEKRNNRAVEKRLNEALKNDRARIQVGRISPFGLLEMSRQRIRTGVLESSSIPCAHCGGSGFVRATSSVALHILRSIEEALLKSSSHNLVLRTRTEVALYILNQKRAHLYDLEQRFQVAITISADERLTATSAFQLERGEPAVKQIGPATGVRAVAISPVYEAEEFEDELVESLEGEESETASETASESSAETDAEGTAEGSEEGGGRRRRRRRRRGGRSSGEGEARARNESGDESGDENGIDSEDGVEDGEDAPEAGSEVAEAVEAGAERDETASEAAEAGDDAEGNGRRRRRGRRGGRGRGRTEARNDRSDTDPDSEQASEANEIPSEAHPEETASDALPVGPEEPVSDADVSTVSLAAENGSAAERPPVAPAPEAEPIRAEAVAEAATEAAAPEPAPEPVAVVLTPPDPNRPKRAGWWSRTKAALTGE encoded by the coding sequence ATGGCCAACAACAAGATGCTCATCGACGCGACGCATCCGGAGGAGACCCGGGTCGTCACCGTGCAAGGCTCACGGGTCGAGGAATTTGATTTCGAGGCGGCCAACCGCCGCCCTCTGAGGGGCAATATCTATCTCGCCAAGGTGACCCGCGTGGAGCCCTCGCTCCAGGCGGCCTTCGTTGAGTACGGCGGCAACCGCCACGGCTTCCTCGCCTTCAACGAGATCCATCCCGACTATTACCAGATCCCGATGGCCGACCGCCTCGCGCTGATCGAGGCCGAGGCGCGCGAGGAGGAGGAGCACCGCGAGCGCGAGGAGCGCCGCCCGCCGCGCGGCCGCCGCTCGCGCGGACGCCGGGCCGAGGCCCGCGGCTCGCGCCACGACGACACGGTGAAGTCGCAGGAGGCGGTCGCGGAAACCGTCTCCGAGAACGACGCGATCCCCGGCGAGGGCCAGGCCGCCGACGCGCCGGCGCCGGAGGCGATCGAGGCGGTGCGCGCCGCCCTCGTCGAGGAGCGGCCCCTGGGCGACGAACCCGCCGAGTCCAACCCCGAATCCAGCGCCGAGCCGGCCGCGGACGGCGCCTCCGCCCCGGTCGAGACCGGCGGCGACGCCTCCGCGAGCCTGCCCGAAGCGGCGCTGGCCCCCGGCGCGCCCGAGGGCGACGCGGCGGCCGAGCCTGCCGCCGAATCCGCCGAGGCTGCCGCCACGCAGACCGCCACGGTCGAGCCGTCCGATATCGCCGCGATCTCCGAGGCCCCCAATCCGCCGGTCGAGGCCGCGGATTCCGCGGAGGCTGCCGAGACCGTCGAGCCGCAGCCCGTCGCCGCCTCCGCGCCGGTCTCCGAGACCGTGGAGACGGACGAGGACGAGGATTCCGACGACGAGTCCGATGAGGATGAGGACGAGGAAGACGACGAGGACTCGGATGACGACGAGTCCGACGACGACGATGACGATGCGGACGACGAGGAAGAGGACGAGGAATCCGAGGACGGCGAGGCGCGGGTCGCGCAGGTCGGCGGCGCGGGCGATGCGCTCGCCGAGATCCCCGAGCGCCCGCGCGCCTATCGCCGCCACTACAAGATCCAGGAGGTGATCAAGCGCCGCCAGATCATCCTCGTCCAGGTCGTCAAGGAGGAGCGCGGCACCAAGGGCGCGGCGCTCACCACCTACCTGTCGCTCGCCGGCCGCTACTCGGTGCTGATGCCGAATACCGGTCGCGGCGGCGGCATCTCCCGCAAGATCACCTCGGCCGCCGACCGCAAGCGCCTGAAGGAGGTCGTGGCCGATCTCGACGTGCCGGAGGGGATGGGGATCATCCTGCGCACGGCCGGCGCCTCGCGCACCAAGCCCGAGATCAAGCGCGACTTCGAGTACCTGATGCGCCTGTGGGAGAGCGTGCGCGAGCTGACGCTGTCCTCAACCGCCCCGGCGCTGGTCTACGAGGAGGGCTCGCTGATCAAGCGGGCGATCCGCGACCTCTACAACAAGGATCTCGACGAGGTTCTGGTCTCCGGCGAGGATGCCTACCGCGAGGCCAAGGACTTCATGCGGATGCTGATGCCCGGCCAGTCGAAGGTGGTGAAGCCCTACCGCGACCCGACGCCGATCTTCGCCCGCTACGGCGTCGAGCAGCAGCTCGACGCGATGTTCTCGACCCACGTGGCGCTCCGCTCCGGCGGCTACCTCGTCATCAACCCGACCGAGGCGCTGGTCTCGATCGACGTGAACTCGGGCCGCGCGACCCGCGAGCACGACATCGAGGACACCGCGCTCAAGACGAACCTTGAGGCGGCGGAAGAGGTCGCCCGGCAGGTGCGCCTGCGCGACCTGGCCGGCCTCGTCGTGATCGACTTCATCGACATGGAGGAAAAGCGCAACAACCGGGCGGTCGAGAAGCGGCTCAACGAGGCGCTCAAGAACGACCGGGCGCGCATCCAGGTCGGGCGGATCTCGCCCTTCGGCCTGCTGGAGATGAGCCGCCAGCGCATCCGCACCGGCGTGCTCGAATCCTCCTCGATCCCCTGCGCCCATTGCGGCGGCTCGGGCTTCGTTCGGGCGACCTCCTCGGTGGCCCTGCACATCCTGCGCTCGATCGAGGAGGCGCTGCTCAAGTCGTCGAGCCACAACCTCGTGCTGCGCACCCGCACCGAGGTGGCGCTCTACATCCTCAACCAGAAGCGGGCGCATCTCTACGACCTGGAGCAGCGCTTCCAGGTGGCGATCACCATCTCCGCCGACGAGCGGCTGACGGCGACCTCGGCCTTCCAGCTCGAACGCGGCGAGCCGGCGGTGAAGCAGATCGGCCCGGCCACGGGCGTGCGCGCGGTCGCGATCTCGCCGGTCTACGAGGCCGAGGAGTTCGAGGACGAACTGGTCGAGAGCCTGGAGGGCGAAGAGTCCGAGACGGCGTCCGAGACGGCGTCCGAGAGCTCGGCGGAGACCGACGCGGAGGGCACCGCCGAAGGATCCGAGGAGGGCGGCGGACGCCGCCGCCGCCGCCGGCGCCGTCGCGGCGGGCGCTCCTCCGGTGAGGGCGAGGCCCGCGCGCGGAACGAGAGCGGCGACGAGAGCGGCGACGAGAACGGGATCGACTCTGAGGACGGCGTCGAGGACGGCGAGGATGCGCCCGAGGCCGGGAGCGAGGTCGCCGAGGCCGTCGAAGCTGGGGCCGAGCGTGATGAGACCGCGTCCGAGGCTGCCGAGGCCGGCGACGACGCCGAGGGCAATGGACGCCGCCGCCGTCGCGGGCGCCGGGGCGGCCGCGGGCGCGGCCGGACCGAGGCGCGCAACGACCGCTCGGACACGGACCCGGATTCCGAGCAGGCTTCCGAGGCGAACGAGATCCCGTCCGAAGCGCATCCCGAGGAAACCGCCTCCGACGCACTTCCGGTCGGTCCCGAGGAGCCGGTCAGCGACGCCGACGTGAGCACCGTCTCGCTCGCCGCCGAGAACGGCAGCGCCGCCGAGCGGCCCCCGGTCGCCCCGGCACCGGAAGCCGAGCCGATCCGCGCGGAGGCCGTCGCCGAGGCCGCGACCGAGGCGGCCGCTCCGGAGCCCGCGCCGGAACCCGTCGCGGTGGTGCTGACGCCGCCGGATCCGAACCGCCCGAAGCGGGCCGGCTGGTGGTCGCGCACCAAGGCGGCGCTCACGGGAGAGTGA
- a CDS encoding N-acetylmuramoyl-L-alanine amidase, protein MPHSTRLPRTGLLRTVAALALAAGTLLAAGPVPAQDGPAGPQFGGAAVAIAAETATRDGTTRLTLTLSKAIEAHAFVMERPDRAVIDLPEVNFQLDQETGKLSGRKRDGVIASFRYGLFAPGRSRIVVDLAGPAVVEAVETTRTREGAVLVSIPFRKVDRDTFRKAAVAGDPSPAASAKAAPAREAADTRPLIVIDAGHGGTDPGAIAATGVFEKDIVFGFAQSFAERLEQTGRYRLVMTRDRDVFVPLGERVRIAREAKADLFVSIHADSISAAPQVKGATIYTGSEKATDSESARLAERENRADAAAGTESGEGPADVADILQELTLRETRGFSAGFAGRLMGQLSPVMEMSPKPHREAGFKVLRSPDVPSVLIELGYLSSKSDLEKLQSEEWRARVTGSMAKAVDLFFSGRATLSRPAPVAPRRSAAIAPVSP, encoded by the coding sequence ATGCCGCACAGCACCCGCCTGCCCCGCACCGGACTTCTTCGCACCGTCGCCGCCCTCGCGCTCGCGGCCGGCACGCTCCTGGCCGCCGGGCCCGTACCGGCTCAGGACGGCCCCGCCGGCCCGCAATTCGGCGGCGCGGCGGTGGCGATCGCCGCCGAGACCGCGACCCGGGACGGCACCACGCGGCTGACTCTCACCCTGTCGAAGGCGATCGAGGCCCACGCCTTCGTGATGGAGCGGCCGGACCGGGCGGTGATCGACCTGCCCGAGGTCAATTTCCAGCTCGATCAGGAGACGGGCAAGCTGAGCGGGCGCAAGCGGGACGGCGTCATCGCCTCGTTCCGCTACGGCCTGTTCGCCCCGGGCCGCTCGCGCATCGTCGTCGATCTCGCCGGGCCCGCCGTGGTCGAGGCCGTCGAGACGACGAGGACCCGCGAGGGCGCGGTGCTGGTCTCGATTCCCTTCCGCAAGGTCGACCGCGACACCTTCCGCAAGGCGGCGGTGGCGGGCGATCCGAGCCCGGCGGCCTCCGCCAAGGCCGCACCCGCCCGCGAGGCCGCCGACACCCGTCCGCTCATCGTCATCGATGCCGGCCACGGCGGCACCGATCCCGGCGCGATCGCCGCCACGGGGGTGTTCGAGAAGGACATCGTGTTCGGCTTCGCCCAGTCCTTCGCCGAGCGCCTGGAGCAGACCGGCCGCTACCGCCTCGTGATGACCCGCGACCGCGACGTGTTCGTGCCGCTGGGGGAGCGGGTGCGCATCGCCCGCGAGGCCAAGGCCGACCTGTTCGTCTCGATCCACGCCGATTCGATCTCGGCCGCTCCCCAGGTGAAGGGCGCCACGATCTATACCGGCTCGGAGAAGGCGACCGACAGCGAATCGGCCCGGCTCGCCGAGCGCGAGAACCGGGCCGACGCCGCCGCCGGCACCGAATCCGGCGAGGGGCCGGCGGATGTCGCCGACATCCTCCAGGAACTGACGCTGCGCGAGACCCGCGGCTTCTCGGCGGGCTTCGCCGGCCGGCTGATGGGCCAGCTCTCGCCGGTGATGGAGATGAGCCCGAAGCCCCACCGCGAGGCCGGCTTCAAGGTGCTGCGCTCCCCCGACGTGCCCTCGGTGCTGATCGAACTCGGCTACCTGTCGAGCAAGAGCGACCTGGAGAAGCTGCAATCGGAGGAGTGGCGCGCCCGGGTGACGGGCTCGATGGCCAAGGCCGTGGACCTGTTCTTCTCCGGCCGGGCCACCCTTTCGCGGCCCGCGCCCGTCGCGCCGCGGCGCTCGGCGGCCATCGCCCCAGTTTCACCATAG
- a CDS encoding penicillin-binding protein 1A: MRFILRFFAFLFSAGAVVFCIAAAVGAFFYWKYSQDLPDHAALANYEPPVMTRVHAADGSLLAEYAHERRLYLPIQAMPKVVVAAFLSAEDKNFYKHGGIDPEGIVRAILTNAQSGKKQGASTITQQVAKNFLLSAEQTYDRKIKEALIALRIESTYSKDKILELYLNEIFLGTIVPGRNLHGVAAAALDYFGKSVHELTINEAAYLAALPKGPNNYHPYRRTQQALARRNEIIGLMAQNGYITAEEATEAKKQPLGVNPRVAFPNAANANYFTEEVRREISERYGQSKLYEGGLSVRATLDPKMQALARKALIDGLVRYDQARGWRGAEHKVDLTGRDWGQAVAEMPALGDIAPWRLAVVLNTNGGVAQIGLQPKREAGGILSKERETGAITAEGVKWTGRAVATALKAGDVVYVEAIDSGKGTYRLRQKPEVSGAIVAMDPYTGRVHAMVGGFSYEESEFNRATQAMRQPGSSFKPIVYSAALDNGYTPSSVVLDSPITIEAGPGQEAWSPSNYDGKSGGPHTLRYGIEHSKNLMTVRLAKDIGMPLIAEYARRFGVYDDLLPVLPMSLGAGETTVMRMVTAYSMLANGGRRIRPTLIDRIQDRTGETIYRHDNRKCVGCDAEKWSGQDEPKLVDESEQVLDPLTAYQMVSIMEGVVQRGTATILKQIGKPLAGKTGTTNDAKDAWFVGFSPDLAVGVYLGFDKPRSLGDRATGGGLAAPIALDFLKVALKDKPPTPFRVPPGIKLIRVNASSGTRAGSGEGGGTILEAFKPGTAPPDAYVAPAAPAAVPPDAGAAAQAGGVY; the protein is encoded by the coding sequence ATGCGTTTCATCCTGCGATTCTTCGCCTTCCTGTTCTCGGCCGGCGCCGTGGTGTTCTGCATCGCCGCGGCGGTGGGCGCGTTCTTCTACTGGAAGTACAGCCAGGACCTGCCGGACCACGCCGCCTTGGCCAATTACGAGCCGCCGGTGATGACCCGCGTCCACGCGGCCGACGGCTCGCTGCTCGCCGAGTACGCCCACGAGCGCCGCCTCTACCTGCCGATCCAGGCGATGCCGAAGGTCGTGGTCGCCGCCTTCCTCTCGGCGGAGGACAAGAACTTCTACAAGCACGGCGGCATCGATCCCGAGGGCATCGTCCGCGCGATCCTGACCAACGCGCAGTCGGGCAAGAAGCAGGGCGCCTCGACCATCACCCAGCAGGTGGCCAAGAACTTCCTGCTCTCGGCCGAGCAGACCTACGACCGCAAGATCAAGGAAGCGCTGATCGCCCTGCGGATCGAATCGACCTACTCGAAGGACAAGATCCTCGAGCTCTATCTCAACGAGATCTTTCTCGGGACGATCGTTCCGGGCCGCAACCTGCACGGCGTCGCCGCTGCGGCGCTGGATTACTTCGGCAAGTCCGTCCACGAGCTGACGATCAACGAGGCGGCCTATCTCGCCGCCCTGCCGAAGGGCCCGAACAACTACCATCCCTACCGGCGGACGCAGCAGGCGCTAGCGCGGCGCAACGAGATCATCGGCCTGATGGCCCAGAACGGCTACATCACCGCCGAGGAGGCCACCGAGGCCAAGAAGCAGCCGCTCGGCGTCAACCCGCGGGTCGCCTTCCCGAACGCGGCCAACGCCAACTACTTCACCGAGGAGGTCCGCCGCGAGATCTCCGAGCGCTACGGCCAGTCCAAGCTCTACGAGGGCGGCCTGTCGGTGCGCGCCACCCTCGATCCGAAGATGCAGGCGCTGGCGCGCAAGGCGCTCATCGACGGCCTCGTGCGCTACGACCAGGCCCGCGGCTGGCGCGGCGCCGAGCACAAGGTCGACCTGACCGGCCGCGACTGGGGCCAGGCGGTGGCCGAGATGCCGGCGCTGGGCGACATCGCCCCCTGGCGGCTCGCCGTGGTCCTCAACACCAATGGCGGCGTGGCGCAGATCGGCCTCCAGCCCAAGCGCGAGGCCGGCGGCATCCTGTCGAAGGAGCGCGAGACCGGCGCGATCACCGCGGAAGGCGTGAAGTGGACCGGCCGCGCCGTCGCCACGGCGCTGAAGGCGGGCGACGTCGTCTATGTCGAGGCGATCGATTCCGGGAAGGGCACCTACCGCCTGCGGCAGAAGCCCGAGGTGTCGGGCGCCATCGTCGCGATGGACCCCTACACGGGACGCGTTCACGCCATGGTCGGCGGCTTTTCTTACGAGGAATCCGAGTTCAACCGCGCGACGCAGGCGATGCGCCAGCCCGGCTCCTCGTTCAAGCCGATCGTCTACTCGGCGGCGCTCGACAACGGCTACACCCCCTCCTCGGTGGTGCTCGATTCGCCGATCACCATCGAGGCCGGCCCCGGCCAGGAGGCATGGTCGCCCTCGAACTACGACGGCAAGTCCGGCGGCCCCCACACGCTCCGCTACGGCATCGAGCACTCGAAGAACCTGATGACGGTGCGGCTCGCGAAAGACATCGGCATGCCGCTCATCGCCGAATATGCCCGCCGCTTCGGCGTCTACGACGACCTGCTCCCCGTCCTGCCGATGTCGCTGGGCGCCGGCGAGACCACGGTGATGCGCATGGTCACCGCCTACTCGATGCTGGCCAACGGGGGACGGCGCATCCGCCCGACGCTGATCGACCGCATCCAGGACCGCACCGGCGAGACGATCTACCGCCACGACAACCGCAAATGCGTCGGCTGCGACGCGGAGAAGTGGTCGGGCCAGGACGAGCCGAAGCTCGTGGACGAGTCCGAGCAGGTGCTCGACCCGCTCACCGCCTACCAGATGGTCTCGATCATGGAGGGCGTGGTTCAGCGCGGCACCGCGACCATCCTCAAGCAGATCGGCAAGCCGCTCGCCGGCAAGACCGGCACGACCAACGACGCCAAGGATGCGTGGTTCGTGGGCTTCTCCCCCGATCTCGCGGTCGGCGTCTATCTCGGCTTCGACAAGCCGCGCTCGCTGGGCGACCGCGCCACCGGCGGCGGGCTCGCCGCGCCCATCGCCCTCGACTTCCTCAAGGTCGCGCTCAAGGACAAGCCGCCGACGCCGTTCCGGGTGCCGCCGGGAATCAAGCTGATCCGCGTCAACGCCTCGTCGGGCACCCGCGCCGGCTCGGGCGAGGGCGGCGGCACGATCCTCGAGGCGTTCAAGCCCGGCACCGCCCCGCCGGACGCCTACGTCGCCCCGGCCGCCCCTGCCGCGGTACCGCCGGATGCCGGCGCCGCCGCCCAGGCCGGCGGGGTGTACTGA
- the sfnG gene encoding dimethylsulfone monooxygenase SfnG, whose translation MTVRTDPSSPEPIRFAYWVPNVSGGLVISKIEQRTSWDIDYNRKLAQIAEASGFDYALTQIRFTAGYGAEYQHESVAFSHALAAATTRLTVIAAILPGPWNPTLAAKQIATISQLTEGRIAVNIVSGWFSGEFRAIGEPWLDHDERYRRSEEFIRSLRGIWTQDNFTFRGDFYRYSDYTLKPKPAARLPEIFQGGSSRAARDMAARVSDWYFTNGNTPDGVRAQVEDIRAKAAANGHAVKVGVNAFVIARDTEEEARAVLQEIIAKADPEAVRAFGHEVKNAGAASPEGEGNWAKSSFNDLVQYNDGFKTNLIGTPDQIAERILALKDAGADLALLAFLHFQEEVQYFGEQVIPRVRALEAARERRAEAA comes from the coding sequence ATGACCGTCCGGACAGATCCTTCCTCGCCCGAGCCGATCCGCTTCGCCTATTGGGTGCCCAACGTCTCGGGCGGCCTCGTCATCAGCAAGATCGAGCAGCGCACGAGCTGGGACATCGACTACAATCGGAAACTGGCGCAGATCGCGGAAGCTTCGGGCTTCGACTACGCCCTGACGCAGATCCGCTTCACCGCCGGCTACGGCGCCGAGTACCAGCACGAATCCGTCGCCTTCAGCCACGCCCTGGCGGCGGCGACCACGCGGCTCACCGTGATCGCCGCGATCCTGCCCGGCCCCTGGAACCCGACACTGGCGGCCAAGCAGATCGCCACGATCAGCCAACTCACGGAAGGGCGCATCGCGGTCAACATCGTCTCGGGCTGGTTTTCCGGCGAGTTCCGGGCGATCGGCGAGCCCTGGCTCGACCACGACGAGCGCTACCGCCGCTCGGAGGAGTTCATCCGCTCGCTTCGCGGGATCTGGACCCAGGACAACTTCACCTTCCGCGGCGATTTCTACCGCTACAGCGACTACACCCTGAAGCCAAAGCCGGCCGCGCGCCTGCCCGAGATCTTTCAGGGCGGCTCCTCGCGGGCGGCCCGCGACATGGCCGCCCGCGTCTCCGACTGGTACTTCACCAACGGCAACACGCCCGACGGCGTGCGGGCGCAGGTCGAGGACATCCGCGCCAAGGCGGCCGCGAACGGCCATGCGGTGAAGGTCGGCGTCAACGCCTTCGTGATCGCCCGCGACACGGAGGAGGAGGCCCGTGCGGTGCTTCAGGAGATCATCGCCAAGGCCGACCCGGAGGCGGTGCGCGCCTTCGGCCACGAGGTGAAGAATGCCGGCGCCGCCTCGCCCGAGGGCGAGGGCAACTGGGCGAAATCGAGCTTCAACGACCTCGTCCAGTACAACGACGGCTTCAAGACCAACCTGATCGGCACCCCCGACCAGATCGCCGAGCGCATCCTCGCGCTCAAGGATGCCGGCGCCGACCTCGCGCTCCTCGCCTTCCTGCATTTCCAGGAGGAGGTTCAGTATTTCGGCGAGCAGGTGATCCCGCGGGTGCGCGCGCTGGAGGCCGCCCGCGAGCGCCGGGCCGAAGCGGCCTGA